The following nucleotide sequence is from Aggregicoccus sp. 17bor-14.
AGCGAGGCGCCGTAGCTGCCCGTCTCCGGGTCGCGGTACTGCTGCAGGAAGGCGAGGCCTCCGTCGATCGGCGCGGCGGCAGCGCCCGTCGCAACGGCCAGCGCCAGGCCGGCGGCTCCCCACAGCTTCAGTCCCTGCAGCGTCCTCGTCCTCACGGGTGCATCCCCCCTCGGCTGGCTCCAAGCGCGCGCACTCCCTTGGCGCGGCGCCCCTCTGGGCCAGCAGGCGGGCGGCAAGAAACAGTGTGCGGATGTGCGGGGAAAGGGGCCCCGGCAGTCCGGTCCTGGGGTGCGCCGAAGTGGCCGCAGCGCGCGCCCAGGCGCACCGCCCCCTCGGCGCCGGGGCAGGGAGGCGCGCGAGCGAGGGGGCCTCACGCGGCGCCCCACGGGGGCTCCCTGCCCGCCTAGACTGCCCGCCCATGACGACCGGCTACCTGTGCACCCGCTGCCGCGAGCAACACGCGGAGCTCCCCTTCTCCTACGAGGCCCCCGCTCCCACCGCCTGGAGCACCATCCCCGAGGCGGACCGCGCCAAGCGCGGCGTGCTGGGCGGCGAGCAGTGCGTCATCGACGGGCAGCACCACTTCGTGAAGGCGCGGCTGCTGCTGCCCGTGGCGGACTCGAAGGTGCCCTTCGAGTGGGTGGTGTGGGTGGCGCTGGACCCGAACGACTTCAAGCGCATGAGCGACCTGTGGAAGAAGTCGGGCCGCGAGAAGGAGCCCGGCTACCCGGCGCTGCTCGCCACGCGCCTGCCCGGCTACGCGCGCGACACCGTGGCGCTGCAGGGCCTGCTGCGCACGCGGCCCGTGGGCGAGCGCCCCGTGCTGGAGCTCGAGCAGGTGGACCACCCGCTCGTGAACGAGCAGAAGGGCGGCATCACCCGCAAGCGCGTGCAGGAGCTCGCCGAGCTCGTGCGCCACGGGCCGCAGCAGTAGCGGCCGTGTCCTCCCTCTCCCCTGGGAGAGGGTCGGGGTGAGGGAATCTCGCCCTACCCCGCCACCCGCAGCACGACCTTGCCCACTGCGCGCCGCTCCTGAAGCTCGCGCAGTGCCTCCGCGCCCCGCTCGAAGGGAAACACGCTCCCCACCAGCGGCCTCACCACGCCCGCGGCGG
It contains:
- a CDS encoding DUF2199 domain-containing protein; translated protein: MTTGYLCTRCREQHAELPFSYEAPAPTAWSTIPEADRAKRGVLGGEQCVIDGQHHFVKARLLLPVADSKVPFEWVVWVALDPNDFKRMSDLWKKSGREKEPGYPALLATRLPGYARDTVALQGLLRTRPVGERPVLELEQVDHPLVNEQKGGITRKRVQELAELVRHGPQQ